A portion of the Effusibacillus lacus genome contains these proteins:
- a CDS encoding DNA internalization-related competence protein ComEC/Rec2 → MAGFAPNMQTPPVAAFLLFYIVLLGVLIVKHRNRSRPIPITMLTLGFLMAGLLYGLSHLSLHPNQFHRFYDQHVTVTGVVKDSPVFLNGKWRYIVKAERVLTGSGENVELEDRIQISDSRKIEPIPRYGDRIQIRGLLLEPTPQRNPGGYDDQQYLARKGIHARMSVKFANQIEKIGQETSLYGITVSPLRDHAWNTLYKLFPPGEAELAGGIVLGFKSDLPGEWETAFETLSVTHILAASGFNVGLISAALFYLFKLFRMPKGMAGAIVILTIVIYTLASGAGPSVVRAGIMAILILIGASLGRQADMLTTVATAALLSALWNPGVVFDIGFLLSFITTIGLILLTPRWMPFLPGPGWFRSALAACLAAQIASTPILVYHFNQISPFSLLANLYIMPLTFLLVPLGFGMLVLGMAHPWLALPFVGLYRFLMLLLVKPVVWLSEATRQWTLSVSSPPLWGVALFYAGLLFLLYRNRISKFTTSRRFVRNGIGLLAILLVAAALLWLKPSKELRVTFLDVGQGDSALIETPSGMTILVDGGGIPSYFESDFDVGERIVLPFLRHRGVGTLDYVIATHADEDHVRGLLAILKHVKVRNLIVSGYPDDSPFYQEILETARSRGTPIYQAQAGIGWQLEPGVAWRFLNPAVFHQGTRSDSNSNSVVFQLEFGSRRFLFTGDIEGETEPDILPFVQPVDVLKVAHHGSHYSTTPEFLAKVRPRYAIISAGKRNVYHHPHRDVLNRLAGVGAQVYRTDRHGAVTVTTDGNKLQIRTAIADSQPNFR, encoded by the coding sequence ATGGCCGGTTTCGCCCCGAATATGCAAACGCCGCCAGTTGCCGCATTCCTGCTCTTCTACATTGTTCTGCTGGGAGTCCTCATCGTAAAGCACAGAAATCGGTCTCGGCCAATTCCCATAACGATGCTTACCCTGGGCTTCCTTATGGCTGGACTGCTTTACGGACTATCTCATCTTTCTTTGCATCCCAACCAATTTCACCGCTTCTATGATCAACACGTCACTGTTACAGGGGTTGTGAAAGATTCACCCGTATTCCTGAACGGAAAGTGGCGGTACATAGTGAAGGCGGAGCGGGTACTGACGGGCAGCGGTGAGAATGTCGAACTTGAGGACCGCATTCAAATTTCCGATTCGCGAAAAATTGAACCGATCCCCCGTTACGGAGACCGGATTCAGATCCGGGGACTCTTGCTGGAACCTACCCCCCAACGGAATCCGGGCGGCTACGATGACCAGCAGTACTTGGCAAGAAAAGGAATTCACGCACGAATGTCTGTAAAATTTGCAAATCAGATAGAAAAAATTGGACAAGAAACTTCACTATACGGAATCACCGTTTCCCCATTGCGTGACCATGCATGGAACACGCTTTATAAGCTGTTTCCGCCGGGGGAGGCCGAGCTGGCGGGCGGAATTGTTCTGGGATTTAAATCAGACTTGCCAGGAGAGTGGGAGACTGCTTTTGAAACGCTGAGTGTGACCCACATACTGGCGGCTTCCGGATTCAATGTGGGATTGATCTCCGCCGCCTTGTTTTATCTGTTTAAGCTTTTTCGGATGCCGAAAGGAATGGCGGGCGCGATAGTCATACTCACAATAGTTATCTATACGTTGGCTTCAGGGGCCGGCCCATCGGTGGTACGTGCGGGAATCATGGCCATTCTGATCCTGATTGGGGCTTCCCTGGGCAGACAGGCGGACATGCTCACTACAGTTGCGACTGCCGCACTGTTGTCCGCCTTGTGGAACCCGGGAGTTGTATTTGATATCGGATTTCTGCTTTCCTTCATCACAACCATCGGGTTGATACTCCTTACTCCAAGGTGGATGCCTTTTCTGCCGGGGCCTGGCTGGTTCCGTTCCGCATTGGCCGCGTGCCTTGCTGCCCAGATCGCTTCCACTCCGATTCTGGTCTATCACTTTAACCAGATCTCCCCTTTTTCCCTGTTGGCCAATCTTTATATTATGCCCCTTACATTCCTCCTGGTTCCTTTGGGCTTCGGAATGTTGGTGCTCGGCATGGCGCATCCCTGGCTGGCCCTCCCCTTTGTGGGGCTCTACCGGTTCCTGATGCTGCTTTTGGTCAAGCCGGTCGTCTGGTTGTCAGAGGCCACCCGCCAATGGACCTTGAGTGTTTCGAGCCCCCCGTTATGGGGTGTTGCCCTTTTTTATGCCGGCTTGCTTTTCCTGTTATACCGTAACCGGATTTCGAAATTCACAACATCCCGGAGGTTCGTCCGTAATGGCATCGGGTTGCTGGCGATCTTGCTGGTAGCTGCAGCTCTTCTATGGCTAAAGCCCTCAAAGGAACTGCGAGTGACGTTTCTGGACGTGGGACAAGGTGACAGTGCGTTGATCGAAACGCCTTCAGGAATGACCATTCTTGTGGATGGCGGGGGAATTCCGTCTTATTTTGAAAGCGATTTTGATGTGGGAGAGAGGATTGTGCTTCCCTTTCTGCGTCATCGGGGAGTGGGAACCCTCGACTATGTGATCGCCACCCATGCCGATGAGGACCATGTCAGGGGGCTGCTTGCCATCCTGAAGCACGTGAAGGTCCGCAATTTGATCGTGTCCGGCTATCCGGATGACAGTCCCTTTTATCAGGAAATCCTGGAAACCGCCCGCAGTCGGGGAACCCCGATCTATCAGGCACAGGCGGGAATCGGGTGGCAGCTGGAACCGGGGGTGGCCTGGCGTTTTTTGAACCCGGCGGTTTTTCACCAGGGAACGAGAAGTGATTCCAACTCCAATTCCGTCGTCTTTCAGCTGGAATTTGGCAGCCGCAGATTTCTGTTTACAGGGGACATCGAAGGGGAAACGGAACCGGACATTCTCCCGTTTGTGCAACCGGTTGATGTGCTGAAAGTCGCTCATCACGGAAGCCATTATTCAACAACTCCGGAATTTTTGGCAAAAGTTCGTCCCCGCTATGCCATTATTTCGGCTGGCAAGCGCAACGTCTACCACCATCCGCACAGGGACGTTCTAAACCGGTTGGCCGGGGTTGGGGCGCAGGTTTACAGAACGGACCGACATGGAGCTGTGACGGTGACAACGGATGGCAACAAATTACAGATCAGAACTGCCATTGCAGATTCACAACCGAATTTTCGTTAA
- a CDS encoding ComEA family DNA-binding protein, with amino-acid sequence MFRLTRREQAIIVGFLVLILGVSGIYMYERPSIATEVPLPKFEGQTQTPGTAQTKQDSPQSQSKPASEIKVDVKGAVQNPGVYSLSAGSRIVDAIQVAGGVTDEADLQSINLAQKLVDGGMVAVPAKGDSSSAAQAVPAKSDKVNINTATVEQLDTVNGIGSTRAQAIVQYREKNGPYQSVEDLLKIKGFGPKLLETLKDQLVAY; translated from the coding sequence TTGTTCCGTTTAACAAGGCGTGAACAAGCGATTATTGTCGGATTTTTGGTTCTGATTCTGGGCGTGTCAGGGATATATATGTATGAACGCCCCAGCATAGCCACAGAGGTTCCGCTGCCAAAGTTTGAGGGTCAGACACAGACTCCGGGGACCGCCCAGACCAAACAGGATTCTCCACAATCCCAATCCAAACCTGCCTCTGAGATCAAGGTAGATGTCAAAGGAGCCGTTCAGAATCCGGGCGTTTATTCGTTGTCTGCCGGATCCCGCATAGTCGATGCCATTCAGGTGGCCGGAGGTGTTACAGACGAGGCAGACCTGCAATCCATTAACCTGGCTCAGAAACTGGTGGACGGCGGAATGGTTGCCGTTCCGGCCAAAGGCGACAGTTCTTCCGCAGCACAAGCAGTTCCGGCCAAGTCTGACAAAGTGAACATTAACACCGCCACAGTCGAACAACTGGATACGGTGAACGGAATCGGTTCCACAAGAGCCCAGGCAATTGTTCAGTACAGGGAGAAGAACGGCCCCTACCAATCTGTTGAGGATCTGCTCAAGATCAAGGGTTTCGGCCCTAAACTGCTTGAAACTCTGAAAGACCAGTTAGTCGCCTATTGA
- a CDS encoding homocysteine synthase codes for MTDRKWGLETLSVHGGQEPDPTTGSRAVPIYQTTSYVFRDTEHAANLFSLQEPGNIYTRIMNPTQDVFEKRVAALEGGVGALATSSGQAAVTYSILNIAGPGDEIVSSTNLYGGTYNLFAVTLKKLGIDVKFADPEDPENFRRAITDRTKAVFAETIGNPRMDVLDISAVAAVAHKAGVPLIIDNTFPSPYLCRPIEHGADIVVHSATKFIGGHGTSIGGIIVDGGTFDWTNGKFPGLVDPDPSYHGISYTGALGNLAFIIKARVQLMRDLGAAISPFNSFMMLQGLETLHLRMERHSQNALAVAKFLEQHELVNWVSYPGLEASPYYQLSRKYLPKGQGALMTFGIKGGLEAGRKFIDSLELFSLLANVGDSKSLVIHPASTTHQQLTEEQQRSTGVTPDMVRLSIGTETVEDLIYDLDQALKKSQQ; via the coding sequence ATGACTGACAGAAAATGGGGACTTGAAACATTATCCGTACACGGCGGACAGGAACCGGATCCAACAACCGGTTCGAGGGCCGTGCCGATTTACCAGACCACTTCTTATGTTTTCCGCGACACGGAACATGCGGCCAATCTGTTCTCCCTGCAAGAGCCGGGCAATATATATACCCGGATCATGAATCCGACCCAGGACGTGTTTGAAAAAAGGGTAGCAGCCCTGGAGGGCGGGGTAGGGGCTCTTGCAACCTCTTCCGGTCAGGCGGCCGTCACCTATTCCATTCTGAATATTGCGGGACCGGGGGATGAGATTGTATCCTCTACCAATTTGTACGGCGGAACCTATAATTTGTTCGCGGTTACCCTGAAGAAACTGGGAATTGACGTGAAGTTTGCCGACCCGGAAGATCCGGAGAACTTCCGCCGCGCAATTACCGATCGCACGAAAGCTGTTTTTGCTGAAACCATCGGCAATCCGAGAATGGACGTGTTGGATATCTCGGCAGTTGCAGCAGTGGCACACAAAGCGGGTGTCCCTTTGATTATTGACAATACATTCCCTTCACCCTACCTGTGTCGTCCGATTGAGCATGGTGCAGATATTGTGGTGCATTCGGCAACCAAATTTATCGGCGGTCATGGTACATCCATCGGCGGCATTATCGTGGACGGCGGAACCTTCGACTGGACCAACGGGAAGTTCCCGGGTTTGGTTGATCCGGATCCGAGCTATCATGGCATTTCTTATACGGGAGCGCTTGGAAATCTTGCCTTTATTATAAAGGCACGCGTGCAACTGATGAGAGACCTGGGGGCGGCCATTTCCCCATTCAACTCTTTCATGATGCTGCAAGGACTTGAGACGCTGCACCTCCGAATGGAGCGTCATTCACAGAATGCGCTGGCAGTGGCAAAGTTCCTCGAACAGCATGAACTGGTAAACTGGGTCAGCTATCCGGGTTTGGAAGCGAGCCCCTATTACCAGCTGTCCCGCAAATACTTGCCAAAAGGCCAGGGCGCACTCATGACTTTTGGCATCAAAGGCGGTTTGGAGGCAGGCCGCAAGTTTATCGATTCGTTGGAACTGTTCTCGCTTCTTGCCAACGTCGGGGATTCCAAGTCGCTGGTGATCCATCCGGCCAGCACCACCCATCAACAATTGACGGAGGAGCAGCAACGTTCAACCGGAGTCACCCCGGACATGGTCAGACTCTCCATCGGTACGGAGACTGTGGAGGATCTCATCTATGATCTGGACCAGGCATTGAAAAAGAGCCAGCAATAG
- the mntR gene encoding transcriptional regulator MntR: MLTPSMEDYLEKIYELMKEKGYARVSDIASSLSVQPSSVTKMIQKLDEQNYVTYEKYRGIILTPRGEQLGRNMKQRHKMLEGFLRMLGVSEETIEKDVEGIEHHVSPGTMNSLRSLVLFFEDYPECLEEFREFRQKLKDLSAADGESK; the protein is encoded by the coding sequence ATGCTCACACCCAGTATGGAAGACTACCTGGAAAAGATCTACGAATTAATGAAAGAAAAAGGGTATGCCCGTGTGTCCGATATCGCTTCGTCCCTTTCAGTTCAGCCATCCTCGGTTACGAAGATGATCCAAAAGCTGGATGAACAGAATTACGTCACTTATGAAAAATACCGCGGCATTATTCTCACTCCTCGCGGTGAGCAGTTGGGCCGTAATATGAAACAGCGCCATAAAATGCTGGAAGGATTCCTGCGGATGCTTGGAGTCAGTGAAGAGACGATTGAGAAAGACGTCGAAGGCATTGAGCACCATGTCAGCCCGGGAACAATGAACAGTTTGCGAAGCCTGGTGTTGTTCTTTGAGGATTATCCCGAATGCCTCGAGGAGTTTCGAGAATTCAGGCAGAAGTTGAAAGACCTTTCGGCTGCCGACGGCGAGTCCAAATAA
- a CDS encoding alpha/beta-type small acid-soluble spore protein: MARRRRILNPNAGRALDRLKYEVASELGLDDDIQDRGWENMTTREVGLIGGNMVRKMINFAEAEMAERNGRIGMPESNDNLQG, from the coding sequence ATGGCCCGTCGACGACGTATTCTGAATCCGAACGCAGGTCGTGCGCTGGATCGCCTCAAATACGAGGTGGCGTCCGAGTTGGGACTGGACGACGACATTCAGGACCGCGGGTGGGAGAACATGACCACCCGTGAAGTAGGCCTCATCGGAGGGAACATGGTCCGGAAAATGATCAACTTCGCGGAAGCGGAGATGGCGGAACGAAACGGACGAATCGGCATGCCAGAGTCAAACGATAACCTTCAAGGTTAA